The following proteins are co-located in the Paludibaculum fermentans genome:
- a CDS encoding LuxR C-terminal-related transcriptional regulator — protein sequence MKRHVLLFGLVGGVLIATLQYTEYRFVVIEHSVELYTTLVAILFAAFGIWLGLRITRRREIVRETVVVKEVLVPMEAPAAEPFAPDTAQQQALGLTARELEILNLIARGLSNREIAGQLFVSESTVKTHCARTFDKLGAARRTQAVQRGKELGLLP from the coding sequence ATGAAGCGCCACGTCCTCCTCTTTGGTCTCGTCGGCGGCGTGCTCATCGCCACCCTCCAGTACACCGAATACCGCTTCGTGGTCATTGAGCACTCCGTTGAGCTGTACACCACACTGGTGGCCATCCTCTTCGCCGCTTTCGGGATCTGGCTCGGCCTGCGGATTACGCGGCGGCGGGAGATTGTCCGCGAGACCGTGGTGGTGAAGGAGGTGCTTGTGCCCATGGAGGCACCTGCTGCTGAACCCTTCGCTCCCGATACGGCCCAGCAGCAGGCCCTGGGCCTGACGGCCCGCGAGTTGGAGATCCTCAACCTGATCGCGCGCGGGCTGAGCAATCGCGAGATCGCCGGGCAGCTCTTCGTCTCCGAAAGCACCGTGAAGACGCACTGTGCCCGCACCTTCGACAAACTGGGGGCCGCCCGACGCACGCAGGCCGTGCAGCGCGGCAAGGAACTGGGCCTGCTACCGTAA
- a CDS encoding DUF4199 domain-containing protein, protein MKKTVLTFGLIAGLIISVLMGGSLLLADKIGTGHSMVLGYTMMVASFLLIYFGVRSYRDNELAGRISFGRAFACGILITLITTVCYVVMWEILYFNFMPHFMDSYWAAQIKKVQASGLAPATVAAQVAEIQHSQQLYQNPLVNMAYTFMEPLPVGLLITLISAAVLRRKGPATPGSAAQAVTA, encoded by the coding sequence ATGAAGAAAACCGTCCTCACCTTCGGCCTCATCGCCGGCCTGATCATCTCCGTCCTGATGGGCGGGTCGCTGCTGCTCGCCGACAAGATCGGCACCGGCCACAGCATGGTCCTCGGCTACACCATGATGGTGGCGTCGTTCCTGCTGATCTACTTCGGGGTCCGCAGCTACCGCGACAACGAACTCGCCGGCCGGATCTCCTTTGGCCGCGCCTTCGCCTGCGGCATCCTGATCACCCTGATCACCACCGTCTGCTATGTGGTCATGTGGGAGATCCTCTACTTCAACTTCATGCCGCACTTCATGGACAGCTACTGGGCCGCGCAGATCAAGAAGGTCCAGGCGTCCGGACTCGCCCCGGCCACCGTGGCCGCGCAGGTGGCGGAGATCCAGCACTCCCAGCAGCTCTATCAGAACCCCCTCGTGAATATGGCCTATACCTTCATGGAGCCGTTGCCCGTGGGCCTGCTGATTACCCTGATCTCGGCGGCTGTACTACGGCGCAAGGGCCCGGCCACACCCGGCTCGGCGGCCCAGGCAGTGACCGCGTAG
- a CDS encoding AraC family transcriptional regulator, producing the protein MAASKMPRILSKSNPAPGGALPDGRPLTLCTGRWPGVEFFVKSQDISRLTTWTITDSRHTAIVHLDGPIHRLETELQGAGKAWEPPMPGEVWVVPGQARYASLAHGRTVHYAELFFDGEHLARFTGAPAAPPPVRPLAGHYDRFLQTAVERLRALVASSQDLAQLSAQCLSQTLYTHFFLQYSGHAEPANRRKPTSTLPAETVRRLGDYVQANLAQALTLDGLASMAGMRPQPFLSAFRASFGTTPAQFVIEMRVRRARWLLRNTTLDITRIALDTGFSSHAHLSTTFRARLGVPPREFRAGLTQPD; encoded by the coding sequence ATGGCGGCTTCCAAAATGCCCCGCATCCTTTCAAAATCCAACCCGGCGCCCGGCGGTGCTCTCCCTGACGGCAGGCCGCTCACGCTCTGCACGGGCCGCTGGCCGGGCGTCGAGTTCTTCGTCAAGTCGCAGGACATCTCCCGGCTGACCACCTGGACCATCACCGACAGCCGCCACACGGCGATCGTGCACTTGGACGGGCCCATCCATCGATTGGAAACGGAGCTGCAGGGAGCCGGCAAAGCCTGGGAACCGCCAATGCCTGGCGAGGTCTGGGTGGTGCCCGGCCAGGCCCGCTACGCCAGTCTCGCGCACGGGCGCACCGTCCACTATGCGGAGCTGTTCTTTGATGGTGAACATCTGGCCCGGTTCACCGGAGCCCCCGCGGCTCCGCCCCCGGTGCGGCCGCTAGCGGGTCACTACGATCGCTTCCTGCAGACTGCCGTCGAACGCCTGCGGGCTCTCGTGGCCAGTTCCCAGGACTTGGCTCAACTCTCGGCCCAATGTCTCAGCCAGACCCTCTACACGCATTTCTTCCTGCAGTATTCCGGACACGCGGAGCCCGCCAACCGCCGGAAGCCCACCTCAACGCTACCGGCGGAGACAGTGCGCCGGCTCGGCGACTATGTGCAAGCGAACCTGGCTCAGGCCCTGACGCTGGACGGCCTGGCGTCCATGGCAGGCATGCGGCCCCAGCCGTTTCTGTCGGCCTTCCGCGCCTCCTTTGGAACGACCCCCGCCCAGTTTGTCATCGAAATGCGCGTGCGCCGGGCCCGCTGGCTCCTCCGGAACACCACCCTCGACATCACGAGGATCGCCCTGGACACCGGCTTTTCCAGCCACGCCCACCTCAGCACGACATTCCGCGCCCGCCTGGGTGTCCCGCCCCGGGAGTTCCGGGCGGGCCTCACACAGCCGGACTGA
- a CDS encoding SDR family oxidoreductase has translation MSEHSLKGKAVLVGGGAKNLGGLISRTLAGAGARICVHYNSAATQVDADATVAVIRGAGGEAFAIQGDFTKTADVVAVFAAAKQQFGGLDIAINTVGKVLKKPFTETTEAEYDSMAAINSKAAYFFIQEAGKQLNDHGKIVTIVTSLLAAYTGLYSTYGGLKAPVEHYTRAASKEFGARGISVTAVGPGPMDTPFFYGQETAEAVAYHKSASALGGLTKIEDIVPLVQFLVTDGWWITGQTIFANGGYTTR, from the coding sequence ATGAGCGAACACAGCTTGAAGGGGAAAGCGGTACTGGTGGGCGGCGGGGCCAAGAATCTCGGCGGCCTGATCAGCCGGACGCTGGCCGGGGCCGGCGCGCGGATCTGTGTCCACTACAACAGTGCGGCGACCCAGGTGGACGCCGACGCGACGGTCGCGGTGATTCGCGGCGCGGGCGGTGAAGCCTTCGCGATTCAAGGCGATTTCACGAAGACGGCGGACGTGGTGGCGGTATTTGCCGCGGCGAAGCAGCAGTTTGGTGGCCTGGACATCGCCATCAATACGGTGGGGAAGGTGCTGAAGAAGCCGTTCACGGAGACCACCGAAGCAGAGTACGACTCGATGGCGGCGATCAACTCAAAGGCGGCCTACTTCTTCATCCAGGAGGCGGGCAAGCAGCTCAACGACCACGGGAAGATCGTGACCATCGTGACGTCGCTGCTAGCGGCGTATACGGGGCTCTACTCGACGTATGGAGGGCTGAAGGCGCCGGTGGAACATTACACGCGGGCGGCCTCAAAGGAGTTTGGCGCGCGCGGCATTTCGGTGACAGCGGTGGGCCCCGGTCCGATGGACACGCCTTTCTTCTATGGGCAGGAGACGGCCGAGGCAGTCGCGTATCACAAGTCCGCGTCCGCGCTGGGCGGGTTGACGAAGATCGAAGACATCGTGCCGCTGGTGCAGTTCCTGGTGACGGACGGCTGGTGGATCACGGGCCAAACGATCTTCGCCAACGGCGGTTATACTACGCGTTAA
- a CDS encoding DUF7948 domain-containing protein: MVQARRQTISWEQNLGQFPAEVRFVSRGGGARVALTDRGARLRLPGTEGRAATVSMDLLGVSGPIAAVPAEPQLGRSHYVSGQDPSRWITGARHFGRVRYARVYPGIDLEFHGAQRELEFDFLVAPLANPGRIEYRFGGASSVKLLPEGDLVIAAGGAEIRQRKPHIFQDVDGERREIAGAFDLRGEGRVGFHVGAYDRTRPLVIDPVVFSLVYDSFGSVSRGVSVDAAGNSIFAGEAGEGFPDPVNAGVYAGGRHDAFVLKLSPTGALIFATYLGGKGDDQGEALAVDAAGNIYLGGQTTSTDFPVTATASQKTLAGGIDAFVARLDPTGKVIYSSLYGGSGDDYPFTMTADTQQNVYIAGMTTSGNLKTLSAQGNAIQATYAAGGTDAFVAKFNTVTGALVYATYLGGDYIDEVYRLVAAPDGSLYAGGDTGSRTFPGPAGTTLQNFNSSYNAFVAKINPAGSALTYCSLFGGSDYDSVRDMALAADGTLYIAGGTASTDLPVSATALQKKYGGNWEDGFLAVLDPAGKVTAMTYLGGPGIDSAMNVGLNADGTLLVTASTSDPTGIGKSSAPGKPYAHRAADEPVYQYLQYTVDGRLTKVTNVDDFKLAPGTNLENCQRNAGSGYTCCAGYFIPSYGNSSTGPYQSALLCTADKAPQAPLTTTGGSDGSSPSAGDPVSTATGEMYSSTVDLNLGGIVPIRLIRYYASALSTSGASSALGVNWMHNYDVKLTVSGTDASILQLGGKVVKFTNSGGEWKATAPRIAYQLQATASGYRFLNPAEKLIYGFDSTGALIRVENRNGVGIDITPSPNGPLMVTDNLGRSLQFTYADGLLSQVTDSAGRTVRYSYDARRLSVYTDAMAQPTTYGYSAAGLLVSSTLPAGNVPVTQAYDDKGRVTNQTDALGNATAFAYDASGGVTITDAGQSATAMAHGPVGGATKVTGADGNTASAEYDSAGRRTKSVDLAGDSSSAAFDQSSGLPTSLTNAAGGATAYTYLTQTQDGFTYSLPSKVTFTDGSTISMSYDSHGNITGLTGTNGKTTQMSYDARGLLASATNATGGVTAYAYNDDGTLASWRSPAGNTNTFAYDGAKRRTKTTLPDGSSIQVVFDDLDRVVRRVNARGDATARTYTANGMVASVTDPLGATATIGYDANDRRTSTTNRAGATTLVEYDALGRATKSTGPTGLQVTQTYDAQGNVVAMGDASGILVRRAFDKAGRPQQLTDALGRAWKFGWDARRSLTSVTNPSGSSLKMAYDSRGRIVDWVEPAGQARHYVYDATGMLKSLSLSGGINLGFTRDDAGRLTGITDARGKTWSFQFDAAGRLASRMDPVGNSVKSTYDNRERPVHLESALGSADTTFDAADLPVRRKYSDGTDLQFTYDKNSRLTAANSMALAYDAEGRITASNGIAVTRDASGRIATITYAAGKTVQYAYDARGLLSTVTDWLGGITSFYYDEAMQLSAITRPNGVVTTYSYNGDAHLNGIVEAKGATLASTSLQLDAGGRVISADRNLPATPVLQDTAEVFAYDDASQVTSNTYDSLGRVTTDATRAYSWDLASRLKGWTAGDASATYSYDAFGAMITRQTPAVSQSFVINYALDMPSIATVKQGDSDGTYYIQWPDGRLLYSVSASNGSRSFFHFDESGNTTMLTGDDGTVTDSYAVTPYGEVTSQSGTTPNPFIFQGEFGVRREAGNLYYMRARFYDAATARFISRDPVLETRRPLSLNPYQYAELNPLTQIDPMGLSSRSNGVPAGAPENPQVRAFGFALGLSDFAFTPRLSLQDAKGSLRSIIMGADALVTYARIQYAVYSAIPFIGPPSSFVSAILSSVTGYNISPGAVDKLVAVDDISSVGSSLAIANLLGRDSSSILNGFADKTAGLLGQQYSDFFGHLADYVIDNDRASLGGAASSGLRNLLGGTAGSLLSSWANGLIGNDGTTLIGNDGATLIGNDGATLIGNDGATLIGNDGATLIGNDGATVVSNDGASLMGRQQ; encoded by the coding sequence GTGGTACAGGCCCGGCGCCAGACCATTAGCTGGGAACAGAATCTGGGCCAGTTCCCGGCGGAGGTGCGGTTTGTCAGCCGCGGCGGAGGGGCCCGGGTCGCTCTTACCGATCGCGGCGCACGCTTGCGGCTGCCCGGCACTGAGGGGCGGGCGGCCACCGTTTCCATGGATCTGCTGGGGGTCTCCGGCCCGATAGCCGCTGTGCCCGCTGAGCCGCAGTTGGGCCGCTCCCATTACGTCTCGGGCCAGGACCCGTCGCGCTGGATCACCGGCGCACGGCATTTCGGCCGGGTGCGCTATGCGCGGGTCTATCCGGGCATCGACCTGGAGTTTCACGGCGCACAGCGGGAGCTGGAGTTCGACTTCCTGGTGGCTCCGCTGGCCAATCCCGGGCGGATCGAGTACCGCTTCGGCGGCGCATCCTCGGTCAAGCTGCTGCCGGAGGGCGACCTGGTGATCGCGGCCGGCGGCGCGGAGATCCGCCAGCGCAAGCCGCACATCTTTCAGGACGTAGACGGGGAACGCCGGGAGATTGCGGGTGCCTTCGACCTGCGCGGCGAGGGCCGGGTGGGGTTCCACGTGGGGGCCTACGACCGGACGCGGCCGCTGGTGATCGATCCGGTGGTGTTCAGCCTGGTCTATGACAGCTTTGGCTCCGTCAGCCGGGGGGTCTCCGTCGACGCCGCAGGCAATAGCATCTTCGCGGGGGAGGCCGGCGAAGGCTTTCCGGATCCGGTGAACGCCGGGGTCTACGCGGGCGGGCGGCACGACGCCTTTGTGTTGAAGCTCTCGCCCACGGGCGCGCTGATCTTCGCCACCTATCTGGGCGGCAAGGGCGACGACCAGGGCGAGGCTCTGGCCGTTGATGCCGCGGGCAATATCTATCTGGGCGGCCAGACGACTTCGACGGACTTCCCGGTGACGGCCACGGCGTCGCAGAAGACGCTGGCCGGGGGCATCGATGCCTTTGTCGCCAGGCTGGATCCGACCGGCAAAGTCATCTACTCCTCCCTGTATGGCGGCAGCGGCGACGACTATCCGTTCACCATGACGGCCGACACACAGCAGAACGTGTACATCGCGGGCATGACCACGTCCGGCAACCTCAAGACGCTATCGGCGCAGGGCAACGCGATCCAGGCGACCTACGCCGCCGGCGGCACCGACGCGTTCGTGGCGAAGTTCAACACGGTCACGGGCGCGCTGGTCTACGCCACTTATCTCGGCGGCGATTACATCGACGAAGTGTACCGCCTGGTGGCGGCGCCCGACGGCAGCCTGTATGCGGGCGGCGACACGGGCTCACGGACCTTCCCCGGACCGGCCGGAACCACGCTGCAGAACTTCAACTCGTCGTACAACGCCTTTGTCGCGAAGATCAATCCGGCGGGCAGCGCGCTGACCTATTGCTCACTATTTGGCGGCAGCGACTACGACTCGGTCCGCGACATGGCGCTGGCCGCGGATGGAACGCTCTACATCGCGGGCGGCACGGCATCGACGGATCTGCCCGTGTCGGCGACGGCCTTGCAGAAGAAGTACGGCGGGAATTGGGAGGATGGGTTCCTGGCTGTGCTGGATCCGGCCGGGAAGGTCACGGCCATGACCTACCTGGGTGGACCAGGAATCGACTCAGCCATGAATGTCGGGCTGAACGCCGACGGCACGCTGCTGGTGACCGCCAGCACGAGCGACCCGACGGGGATCGGGAAGAGCAGCGCTCCGGGCAAGCCCTATGCGCACCGGGCGGCCGATGAGCCGGTTTACCAGTATCTGCAGTACACCGTCGATGGGCGGCTGACGAAGGTCACGAACGTGGACGACTTCAAGCTGGCGCCGGGTACGAACCTCGAAAACTGCCAGCGGAACGCAGGCAGCGGGTACACGTGCTGCGCCGGTTACTTCATCCCGTCGTATGGCAACAGCTCCACCGGCCCTTACCAGTCGGCCTTGTTGTGCACGGCGGACAAAGCGCCGCAGGCTCCTTTGACGACGACCGGCGGCTCGGATGGTTCGTCACCCTCGGCCGGTGATCCGGTGTCGACGGCGACGGGTGAGATGTACAGCTCCACGGTGGACCTCAACCTGGGCGGCATCGTGCCGATCCGGCTGATCCGGTACTACGCGTCGGCTCTTTCCACCTCCGGGGCCAGCAGCGCGCTGGGCGTGAACTGGATGCACAACTACGACGTTAAGCTGACGGTTTCGGGGACGGATGCCTCCATCCTGCAACTCGGCGGCAAGGTGGTGAAGTTCACGAACTCGGGGGGCGAGTGGAAGGCCACGGCTCCGCGCATCGCTTATCAGTTGCAGGCGACGGCCAGCGGGTACCGGTTCCTGAACCCGGCGGAGAAGCTGATCTACGGCTTCGATTCCACGGGCGCACTGATCCGGGTGGAGAACCGCAATGGGGTGGGGATCGACATTACGCCTTCACCGAATGGGCCGCTGATGGTGACGGACAATCTGGGACGGTCGCTGCAGTTCACCTACGCCGACGGGTTGCTTTCGCAGGTGACCGATTCGGCCGGCCGGACGGTTCGGTACTCTTACGACGCGCGCCGGCTCTCGGTCTACACCGATGCGATGGCGCAGCCAACGACCTATGGATACTCGGCCGCCGGGCTGCTGGTGTCCTCGACGCTGCCGGCCGGCAACGTGCCGGTCACGCAGGCCTACGACGACAAAGGCCGGGTCACCAACCAGACCGATGCGCTGGGGAACGCCACTGCCTTCGCCTACGATGCGAGTGGCGGAGTGACCATCACGGACGCCGGACAGAGCGCCACGGCCATGGCGCACGGGCCTGTCGGCGGTGCGACGAAGGTGACCGGCGCCGACGGCAACACCGCCTCGGCGGAGTATGACAGTGCAGGCAGGCGGACGAAATCGGTCGACCTGGCGGGCGACTCCTCGAGTGCGGCCTTTGACCAGTCCTCCGGGCTGCCGACCTCGCTGACCAACGCCGCCGGTGGAGCAACGGCCTATACGTACTTGACGCAGACGCAGGACGGGTTCACCTATTCCCTGCCCTCCAAGGTCACGTTCACCGACGGCAGCACGATCAGCATGAGCTACGACAGCCACGGGAACATTACGGGGCTCACCGGGACGAACGGCAAGACGACGCAGATGTCGTACGATGCCCGCGGCCTGCTGGCGAGTGCCACCAATGCTACCGGCGGTGTCACTGCCTATGCTTATAACGACGACGGGACACTGGCGTCCTGGCGGTCGCCGGCCGGGAACACCAACACCTTCGCGTATGACGGCGCCAAGCGGCGGACGAAGACAACCCTGCCTGACGGTTCGTCAATCCAGGTGGTCTTCGACGATCTCGACCGGGTCGTGCGGCGGGTGAACGCGCGCGGAGACGCAACGGCCAGAACCTACACGGCCAATGGCATGGTTGCTTCGGTGACGGACCCGTTGGGCGCCACCGCCACGATCGGTTATGACGCGAACGATCGCAGAACGTCCACCACCAACCGGGCGGGCGCGACGACGCTGGTGGAGTATGACGCACTGGGGCGAGCCACCAAGTCGACAGGGCCGACGGGTCTGCAGGTCACGCAGACGTACGATGCGCAGGGGAACGTGGTCGCGATGGGCGATGCGTCGGGCATTCTGGTCCGGCGCGCGTTTGACAAGGCAGGCCGTCCGCAGCAGTTGACCGACGCGTTGGGGCGGGCGTGGAAGTTCGGGTGGGATGCCCGGCGATCGCTAACGTCGGTGACCAATCCTTCCGGATCCTCGCTGAAGATGGCTTATGACAGCCGGGGCCGCATCGTGGATTGGGTCGAACCCGCCGGGCAGGCCCGGCACTATGTGTACGACGCCACGGGAATGCTGAAGTCGCTGTCCCTGTCGGGCGGGATCAATCTCGGCTTTACCCGCGATGACGCCGGCCGGCTGACGGGGATCACCGATGCCAGGGGGAAGACATGGAGCTTCCAATTCGACGCCGCCGGCCGCCTGGCTTCGCGGATGGACCCGGTGGGCAACAGCGTCAAATCGACTTACGACAACCGGGAACGTCCCGTCCATCTGGAGAGCGCGCTGGGTTCAGCCGACACGACGTTCGACGCGGCGGATCTTCCGGTGCGCCGCAAGTACTCCGACGGCACCGACCTGCAGTTCACCTACGACAAGAACAGCAGGTTGACCGCGGCCAATTCGATGGCGCTGGCATACGATGCGGAAGGCCGCATCACGGCTTCCAACGGAATCGCGGTGACGCGCGACGCGTCGGGGCGCATCGCCACCATTACTTATGCCGCGGGCAAGACCGTGCAGTATGCCTATGACGCACGGGGCCTGCTCTCGACGGTCACTGACTGGCTGGGCGGCATCACCAGCTTCTACTACGACGAGGCCATGCAGCTCTCGGCGATTACCAGGCCAAACGGCGTGGTGACCACCTATTCGTACAACGGGGACGCGCATCTCAACGGAATCGTGGAGGCCAAGGGCGCCACGTTGGCTTCCACCTCGCTGCAACTCGATGCCGGGGGCCGGGTGATCAGTGCGGATCGCAACCTGCCCGCCACGCCGGTGCTGCAGGACACGGCGGAGGTGTTCGCGTACGACGACGCCAGCCAGGTAACCAGCAATACTTATGACAGCCTGGGCCGAGTCACGACGGACGCGACGCGAGCGTATTCGTGGGATCTGGCTTCCCGGCTCAAGGGCTGGACGGCGGGGGATGCTTCCGCCACTTACAGCTATGATGCCTTTGGCGCGATGATCACGCGGCAGACACCGGCCGTCTCGCAGTCGTTCGTCATCAACTACGCGCTCGACATGCCCTCGATCGCGACGGTCAAGCAGGGCGACAGCGATGGGACGTATTACATCCAGTGGCCTGATGGCCGGTTGCTCTATAGCGTCAGCGCGTCGAACGGAAGCCGCAGCTTCTTCCACTTCGACGAGAGCGGGAATACGACGATGCTCACGGGCGACGACGGAACGGTGACCGACAGCTACGCGGTGACGCCTTATGGCGAGGTCACCTCGCAATCGGGCACCACCCCGAATCCGTTTATCTTCCAGGGTGAGTTCGGCGTGCGGCGCGAAGCCGGGAATCTCTACTACATGCGAGCGCGCTTCTACGACGCAGCAACGGCGCGGTTTATCTCACGAGACCCGGTGTTGGAGACGCGGCGGCCGCTTAGCCTGAACCCTTATCAGTACGCGGAATTGAATCCGCTGACACAGATCGATCCGATGGGGTTGAGTTCGAGATCCAACGGGGTGCCGGCCGGCGCGCCGGAGAATCCGCAGGTGCGCGCGTTCGGCTTTGCCCTGGGCCTCAGCGATTTCGCCTTCACACCAAGACTCAGCCTGCAGGATGCGAAGGGGAGCCTGCGCAGCATCATCATGGGCGCCGATGCGCTGGTGACCTACGCGCGCATCCAATACGCCGTCTACTCGGCGATTCCGTTCATCGGACCACCGTCGTCGTTTGTCAGCGCAATTCTTTCCAGCGTGACAGGCTACAACATCTCGCCAGGCGCTGTTGACAAGCTGGTCGCGGTCGACGACATCTCGTCCGTGGGTAGCTCGCTGGCGATCGCCAACCTTCTGGGCCGTGACTCGTCGAGCATCCTGAACGGATTCGCCGACAAGACCGCGGGCTTGCTCGGTCAGCAGTACTCGGACTTCTTTGGCCACCTGGCCGACTACGTGATCGACAACGACCGTGCTTCGCTGGGCGGCGCGGCCAGTTCCGGCCTGCGCAATCTACTCGGGGGAACCGCGGGGTCCCTGCTTTCCTCGTGGGCCAACGGGTTGATCGGCAACGATGGGACTACGCTGATCGGAAATGACGGGGCCACACTGATCGGGAACGACGGAGCGACCCTGATTGGGAATGATGGAGCGACGCTTATCGGCAACGACGGAGCGACGTTGATCGGAAATGATGGAGCCACCGTCGTCAGCAACGACGGCGCGTCTTTGATGGGCCGTCAGCAGTAG
- a CDS encoding RHS repeat domain-containing protein — protein MLRTIGLLAILAVALAAAPIKYSYDAAGRLTKADYGDGRVITYTYDAAGNLLRRDTATQAKPQSEAKPPAGSKEKATR, from the coding sequence ATGCTTCGAACTATTGGTTTACTCGCGATCCTCGCCGTTGCACTGGCGGCCGCGCCAATCAAGTATTCGTACGACGCGGCCGGCCGTCTGACGAAGGCCGATTACGGCGACGGGCGGGTCATCACGTACACATATGATGCCGCTGGGAATCTGCTACGGCGGGACACCGCCACGCAGGCCAAGCCGCAGAGCGAGGCGAAGCCACCGGCCGGGAGTAAGGAGAAAGCTACCCGCTGA